In Corvus hawaiiensis isolate bCorHaw1 chromosome 14, bCorHaw1.pri.cur, whole genome shotgun sequence, the sequence CTTCCGGAGGGAAGGGACACTGACAAATGGGACACAGGGAGATACCAGAACTCAAGCAAAAagctctctgggcaaccagGAACTCAGCAGTGACCAAAGAGAGCCAAACTCGTCTACCCACAAATTCACACACCATCTTCCTTCCTTGTTTATCAGAGAAATCCAAGTGGGAATCAGTGATAAATCAAAAGGGGTagtatctttaaaaataccacaaagaacagctatttttctttgtaaaggcTTGTGACAGCTTTGAGAGTGAGAAATTCTGAGGAAGGAGGTTGAGGTTTGAACTGTTCCCTTGGCAGGGCTGAGGTGCAGCAGCCTACAAACAGCGCTCTCAGGAGTGCAGAATTTCTCCTGTTCTGGAATGGAAAGACATCAGGGTCCTCCAAGGACAAGTCCTCTACCAAGAGCACCCTCCTCAATGTATCAGATCTTTTTTGTTTCTAGAAGGATGTTAGAAGTTATGGAGGTGAGCAACTACAACCAACAAGCAGCCTCTCAGCCTGCCGGCATAAATACTCCAAGTCCTTACGGAGGGCTAGGGAGCGCTGAACTTGGAAGAGGCTGGAGGGACTCCAGTGTGCCACAGGCCCATGCCAGATCCAGAACTTCTTCCACTGTAACCACAGTTTTGAGGAAGTGACAGTAAAGGCAAAAGTCAGCCCTTCACTGGGAAATGCCTGGTGGTGTAAGAACAGGACCTCCCCTGGATGAACATCTCCCCTCcaaagcagaggagagggaTGGGCAGCTCTGGGAACCTGGGAGTTCAAGAGTTGTACACCTTGGAGGAATGAGTATGTCCTTTACCTTCCTTGGTGACTGGTTAGCAGGGGAGCAACAAGAACTGCTACAAGAATGACATGCTCGGGATCAACAACCAAAGACCCTCAGGAgtcaccagcagcacctggtgCCCAGTCCTGCACTTCAAGGAATGCACATATTCAGCTTCCCAAAGAAGTCCCTTCCAGGAGCAACTCCCAGCATGTATCAGCATGGCAAGGTCTCTAACCAAAGCATGAGTGGGGAGGGATGTGGCCAAACCCGAGGGAATGATGTGTTTTACACGGCaccacctcctgccctgctgccgcTGACCCGGCCCGCACGGCACTCAccgagcacggagctgctgtagAAATCCCAGGCTGTCCGAGGGTCTCCGTCACTGCGGCCCTGCAGGTCTGACAGGTAATCTAGAGAGGGGAAATCGAGAGGGTTAACGGCTCAAAGCATCATCCCAGTGTGCATACCCACAGATCCAGGGGGAGCTGCTTcaccctgctgcttttcccacttGGGCATTACAGCAGAAGCTGAACCACGGCTGCAGGAAGGGTGTTCCCACTCAGGAGTGGGCATCACCCCAGGCCCCCGACCAGGAAATGGGAGCTGACTAGGGGAAACAACAGTGTGAAGTGGCTTGGAAAGAAAGATTCTTAGAGCAGTCCTGAACTCCAAATCACCACCCCCAAAACCTGTGTGAGTAGTTGAGCCTGGAGGAGCTCACACAGGCTGTAGGCAAACAGAGTTTTTTCAACACTGGAGATTTTCTGTCTTGTCTCTGTCTGGGAACCACCTCTGGCTGTCCCTTCCTTGCTGTTGTGGAGAAGCCATAACACTTGTCTTGTGTGTACACAAATGGCACCGAACGTGGCCACAGGGATCCAAAATGGccccttctgccagcagcagcagcatttgggCAGGGCTCTTTTCGCAGCATTATTTGGCAACAAAAATCTGTTCACTTAGGTGAGGCAGTAGAACCAGGGACTGTGGAACAGCATCTCCAAGCAGAGCACTGTCTTTAGTTGTATGaccacagcacagctgtctCCTTGCACGCTGAAAACTGAAAAGTGACTTGTATCTTATACAGGAAACAGATACAATTCTACAATTAAAGTTTGGGTGGTAAAAACATGCTTGTGTGACAGGACAGAGCTAAAGGTTGAGTCTGGTTCTGCTCAAGCCCTTTGACACCCAGACTTGGCCCTGTATGCTGCCAGAGGGGAAGGATGGGAGCACTGTGACCCCAGGCTTGGCACCTACCACAGAGGAAGCGCTTCATCACATCGCTGGTGGCCAACTTCACTGCTGTCTGCCCAGAATACGTGGCCAGAGTGGGATCAGCACCATAGGAAAGGAGAAGCCACATGGTTTCCAGGTTGTCATTCGCTACTGCATCATGGACAGGCCTGCAAGGGCAGAAGCAGAAGGGGGCCGGGAGTTTGCTAAGGAAATGCTCTGGTTTGGGTTAAGATCAATTTAGTGATGACCAACCTGGAGAAGCCACCCCGCTCCCTGCCCCACCCTGCCCCTGGCTCACCTGGTGCCGTCCTGGGCACTGCAGTTGACGTTGGCGccgtgctggagcaggatgTGCAGGATGTCGATCCAGCCGCGCGCGCAGGCCTCGTGCAGGGCCGTGTACCCCGCGTTGTCGTGGTGGTTCACGTCACTGCTCTTCTTCTGCAGGCAGTACAGCACCACGTCCTGCACAACAAGAGCACGGCTGTGACAAGCAGCCCAGGTGGGGCAGCAGGGGCACACTCAGGAGGACACAGGACTCACCTTGTAGCCCAGGCGAGCTGCTCGCTGCAGGAGCGTCTCCCCCGCGTTCTTGTTCACAATCAGCCGCCGAGCTCCGGGAGGAACGTTCTGGGCCAGGGGCGACTCAGGGGAACTCCCCGGGCTGGCCCGATGGGACTTACAAAGTGTCCACAAGTCCTGGGGCTTCTTCAGAGAGCACGTTTTGGGCTGGTTGCAGCAGCCTTTCccctgggaaagaaaggaataCAACTCCTTGGCACATGTGGCCACGACTCACAGGAgtccccttctccctcttctcccctcATGTGTTCCCCTCATCCATTCAAGCCTTACCTTCCCCTCGTCACAGATCCCTGCCAGGTGTTTGGTTTTACATTTGCGTTTTCCTGATGGTTTCTCCAGCTCTTCTTGGACAGGAGAGCTGTCGGAGTGCTCCAGGAAGAAGCCATTCCGAAAGTCCGTGCGTCCTTGAGATTTCCGGGGGGATGGGGATAGCCTGCTCCtcagctggagctctgtgccTTTGCCCTTCCCAGACTCCTTCTGCTTCCGGTGCCTACAATCTAAAGGAGAAATGTGAATGAGGAGCTTCTTCAGGTACCACACTGAAGGTCACCCAGACCTCTGCCACCAGGCAAGACAAACTGCCCATCTCTGACAGCTGCACAGGaatcagagaagctgtggctgccgcgggatccctggaagtgtccaaggccaggctggacagggcttggaacagcctgggatagtggtgGAACAGCAGGTGGTGGaactttaaggtctcttccaacccaaacttttctgggattccatgattctaaatccagccccagggcaggggcaaACCCTCCCGAATGCTGCTGCACTCAAAGCTCCTTCCAGGCTCCTGTTCTGAACAGGAGGCATCTTGAGAGTGCCCTTGAGTTGCCAAGACACCAGGAAGCCGACTTGAAACTTTGTTCCTGGTCTGACAGAGGCTCCCAGACACTGCAGGATAGTGTAACACCATGCTGGAGTAGATACCGGCTGCGGGGAgggcagcagccacctctgctccccacagcaTCTCAGCAGCGCCTCCGCCTCTCTTGAGGAGTGCCAGTCTGAGCTCCGATGTGGCAGAAGGCAACAGGGCCGCGTCCACTTCATGCCCTCCAAGGGCACAGCCCAAACACGCAGAGGGCTGGCACAAGTGCTGCCCATGACAGCTTTGCCCCCAAAGTCAGCTGTGTGACCCTGGATACAGCTATGAGCCACAGCCAAGTGCCAGCACACTGCCACACACACTGAGCCCTGTGCACTGCCGGACGGATCCCATGGCCTCGactgtccctgcacagggagaggggacCGCAGGGACTGCTGCCATCAGGGACGTGCTCATCATGGATTTAGGTTTCACAGAgggtgtggcagtggcaggggaaggcacaggagcagtggcagaacagaggtgggcacaggtgggcacagCGTGTTCCTCCTCACACCTACAAACCGCAGAGCGGGTTCCCCCATCACTCCACCCTTTCTAATTCTCTCACCCTTGTGCTCCCTGGTGCAAGTCTGTAAGTGGCCCTCACCAAGCAAGACAAAGCCACAAGCAGCCGAGTTGGATCGGGATGGCTCCGCGTCCCCCTGCGTTAGCCCAGAGTGCTGAGCACGGCTCCCAGGGGCCCTGCTTGTCCACAAATATTCCACTGTGCTACCTCGTCCCACTGTCGTTTTCCCACGCCCTCTGTCTTAATGCGAGGGTAAGATCAGTGTCTAATTAGCCACATAAATTGCTGTTTACTGCTCTGGAATGTACTGtaaatgtttttgaaagaagAGCTGATCAATTgaagcagcctgtgctgcagccaccaAGTCATTAAAAGTGAGGGAGTTTcatcattacaaaaaaaatcctgagaaccaaatccccaaaattccacacgtaacaaaacaaaaaattcccaTGCTGGTCCCCAGTTTAGTACCAGAACGCCCTTCCCAGGTTGTACCTGCTTTGGATTTCCGCCTCCGGTGGGGATATCCCACTTGCTCCTCCTCCCGCTCAGTCAGGTATTCCCCTGTCTGGTATTTCCGACTTTTCTGCcgtctccttttcttccttttgatgtggccatcctcctcctcctcctcctcctcctcgttgGGCTCCCACAGCTGCCTGGGTGATTCCGCTCTCCAGGGCAGCTCCCGGGTCCTCCTCGTGTGacagctgctcctctcagaCACagacctgtccctgtccctgcggCTGTGGCAGCGGGATGTCCTGTGGGATTTACGCAGCTTGCGATGTTTCAAGGatgtctcctcctcctcctcctcttcctcctcctcctcctcttcttcctgatCCTCCTCCAGCAATGGTAAAATCTCCTGACCACTCACATCACACTCTCCCGTCACACCAGCAGAAGAGCCAGCAATGCTTCCTGCAAAAAAGTGGGATTTCTAGCTGACAAAAAAGCCAAGAGGATCCACAAGGAAAAGCCTCAAAGCAGGACAAAATGCAGGGACAAGGCCAGGTGAAAAGGGAATGCTCCCAGTCCAAGCAGGACTGTCACTGGGAGCCTGGGCACCAACTCACCCGACTGACTGCGCGTCCGGCTGCTCAGCACCACCGGAATGAAATCCCTGAAGTTGTTCTTGGGCTTCTTCTCCAAGTAACCTGTGGGGAAAACCAAGCCTTGAGAAAACAGACCACAGACGTGTGATGTGGGAAGGGCAGTGCAGTGTCACCATAGCAGGGGCTACTCCGATGGTGTAAGGGGGATGGCTTTGAACAAGCAGAGGttggtttagattggatatagGGAAGAAGTTTTTGACAATGAGGGTGataaaacactggcacaggttctCCAGAGAGGTGGGGGatgcaccatccctggaaacatccaaggccaggctcGACcaggagcaacctggtctagtggaaggtgcccctgcccatggcggcAGGGTGGagcaagatgagctttaagatccctcccaACCTCTTCTATTCTGGGAGTCTGATCATGCTGCAGCTCTAGTTTGGATCCCAACCCAGCTCCAGAGGCCATTTGGCTTCAGGGGAGCAGCAGTTTGGCCCCTAGGGCAGCCTGACCCTGCAGGAACCCACTGCCATTCCCCAGAGTACCTTCCTCGTGGCTGTCTCCGCGGTGAGCCGGAGATGGGCACTCCGTCTTCGCTGGCCTCCTACGCTTGCGCTTTACCCTGAGGCTGTTGTGATCTGTGATGGCACCCAGGCTGCCACGGCCTTCCCGGCCTTCCTGCTTGCCAAGCTCATGTGGATTGTCATGGTGTTTTTGCCACTGTGAAGGGAAGACACAGGCTGAAGCTGGAGCTTCCAatggctgagctggagcagcacagaaaggacAAAACTCCATCCCCACTGCTTATGCTGGTGCCCCTCCAGCTTTTTTGACACTCCAGGTACATTTTTTCCCTGGACAACCTGCAGCACAGGTACATTGCCCCACAGCCAGGCAATGCCCAGGAGCACAGGTAGGAGGCCCTGTGCCCTCAGCTGTCCCCCCATGAgagctctctcctctcccccagccccacctttGCCGTGAGATGTCCCAACCCGTCCCACACACCTTCCGGCCATGCACGCTCCTGCTTCCCGACTTGCTTGGGGACTCCTCACTGTCCTGGCCTTGGCACTTCAGTCTCTTGTGGCTCTGCCTGGTGTCCCCGTCATGCTGCCGCTTGCCCTTGCAGCGTGTGCCACCCTCCTGCTTGATTTGCCCCGTTCCTTTGAGCTTGGCATCAGCGAAGCCCTGAGGAGCCGCTCCGGCCCGCAGGCAGGTCACCGACGGAAAGGACACATCACACTCCACTCGCTCCTTCTTGACCCTGCACAGATCCACCTGCTGCACACACGGGAGGGGCTCCGTGGCCGGCGGCTCCTGGGAGCCCTCACAGCCCGGCTCCTTGCGCTGGCCATCCGTGGGCACCTCTGGCACCATCCGcaggccctgctgcccagccgGTGGCAGGTCATGTGACAAATATGCCGCCAACacttggtttttgggttttgcaTCCGACTGCTTGAGGCTACAGCTCCCCTGGGGAGCCTCAGTCTGTGCATTGCCCACCTGACCGGAGTCAGCCTCCGGCTGAGTGCACTCCTGACTCTTCGGAGTGTTGTCCAgcttccctttcccccccttcccatCCAAAGCGCTGGTCTGGAGAGCTGGACCTGTCTCCAGTGGGGCTGGGTTAGCTGGCTCCTCGTAGGGCTTGGGCAAGGCCCGGCAGCTCTTGCTCTTGGCCGCAGCATCCTGTTCCTGAGGCGGGAGCCGGGGCAGCCCCTCCGGCAGGCTCTGGGCGGCCGCGCTGGGCTCGGCGGGCTGCACGCTCGGGAAGGCCGGGAGCTCCCCCACCCCGGCTGGCTTGCAGGGGCTGCTCTGGTTCGGGGGCAGCTGTCCTGCCGTGGAGATGCCGATGGAAAGCAGCGGGGTTTGATGATAAGGAGACCAGCCCAGGGGCAGAAGCTGAGGGTTGGAAGGTTTTCCATTGACGGGGCATCGCGGGTACACACTTCCCTGGATGGGATTCCAGGTGGCGATGTCCTTGGACTGACACaaaggagctcctggagcaacTCTGCCGTGAAGCAGTCTCCTGGCAGGATCCTGCTGTCCTTCCGTGCTGACCTGGTTGGCTTTCTTCCCACAGGGAATGCCGGCACTGCGGGGCTCGCCCTGGTCGATGATGGAGATGGGCTCCTGCTTGGGCAGGTGGCGCGGGTCCCTGCTGAGGCTCACGCCGGCGTCCTtgctgagcagcagcgaggctggcactgggttggCGACACCGACGTAAGTGCCGGGAATGGTGCTGATGAGCGTGGTGTTCTTCACCCAGGAGCCCTGCTCACCGTTGCGCAGGAACTCGGGAAAGATGACCAAGGGTGGGGTGGTGCCGAGGCACGAGGTGACGCTGCTGCCCGTGGCCTGTGCCGCACGCTGGGACTTGGAGAGGACGGTGGTGAGCAGCGCTTTGCCACTGGTGTGCACGGGCGTGAGGATGGGCATGGGCGGGGTCTTGCGCTGGCTGGGCGGAGGCAGTTTCTGGCGGTTGGACTTCGAGGAGAGATCAAGAGGCATCTCACTGCACTCCGGGGATGAGACCATCTCACgctccagctggggaggggaCTTCAGAGGAGACAGGGAAGTGGCAGCCCCCGGTGCATGTGGCTcgggagctgccagggctctgGCCTGCACGGCGGTgccagaggagggagcagcgCTCCCGCCCGATGCTGCCGGCGGAGCCTGGCTGGAGGGCAGGGCCAGGCCGGTGCTGGACAGGGGAGTGCTCTCAGCCGCAGCCTGGGCACTGCTTCCGCCCGAGGGTGGGGGGCAGCTGAGCTGATTCACCTCCACAGACACCACTTTGGCATCCGAAGCCAAGGGCCTGGTGACGGAGAAGGTGTAGGGGTAGGAACGCAGCTCTGGGGAAGCAATAATGCCCGGCAGGCAACGCTCGTGCAGGTAGGAAGGCAGGACGGGGAGGGTGAGTGTGGAGGAGACCCCCAGGGTGGCCGGGAGCGTGGCCACGCTGAGCGGCTGCCCGCAGCTGGGCGGGGGGATGTACACCAGTGACTGGCTcgggctcagcacagccccagcctggaaGGACAGGGGCAGCTTTTGCATAGCAGGGgcctgagaggggggaaagCAAACCCTGTTCAGTGTGAAGGTGGCAGGAGTGGAGGCAGAGGTGTTGCAGCTGGAGACAACCACAGACAACGTCCCTTCTGCGAGCACGCCTGGCCcttgtgctgcagtgctcgGGGGGGCTTTCTCATTCCCAGCAGTCTCACTCTCTGGAGccacagagcaggctggggcAGCATCAGCCTG encodes:
- the BCORL1 gene encoding BCL-6 corepressor-like protein 1 — its product is MISTAPLYSGVHNWTSTERIRMCGLNEERRAPISDEESKTSSSQHLGSQEFCVSSSLSEVELTAVSGGGSSAQGLDADGKVEEKLGPKLEEQPPDPNPNLECVGKTVTDDALGPLAGQGDGRGQEPATPRGVEQESSGADAAWTQADPPSDKQADAAPACSVAPESETAGNEKAPPSTAAQGPGVLAEGTLSVVVSSCNTSASTPATFTLNRVCFPPSQAPAMQKLPLSFQAGAVLSPSQSLVYIPPPSCGQPLSVATLPATLGVSSTLTLPVLPSYLHERCLPGIIASPELRSYPYTFSVTRPLASDAKVVSVEVNQLSCPPPSGGSSAQAAAESTPLSSTGLALPSSQAPPAASGGSAAPSSGTAVQARALAAPEPHAPGAATSLSPLKSPPQLEREMVSSPECSEMPLDLSSKSNRQKLPPPSQRKTPPMPILTPVHTSGKALLTTVLSKSQRAAQATGSSVTSCLGTTPPLVIFPEFLRNGEQGSWVKNTTLISTIPGTYVGVANPVPASLLLSKDAGVSLSRDPRHLPKQEPISIIDQGEPRSAGIPCGKKANQVSTEGQQDPARRLLHGRVAPGAPLCQSKDIATWNPIQGSVYPRCPVNGKPSNPQLLPLGWSPYHQTPLLSIGISTAGQLPPNQSSPCKPAGVGELPAFPSVQPAEPSAAAQSLPEGLPRLPPQEQDAAAKSKSCRALPKPYEEPANPAPLETGPALQTSALDGKGGKGKLDNTPKSQECTQPEADSGQVGNAQTEAPQGSCSLKQSDAKPKNQVLAAYLSHDLPPAGQQGLRMVPEVPTDGQRKEPGCEGSQEPPATEPLPCVQQVDLCRVKKERVECDVSFPSVTCLRAGAAPQGFADAKLKGTGQIKQEGGTRCKGKRQHDGDTRQSHKRLKCQGQDSEESPSKSGSRSVHGRKWQKHHDNPHELGKQEGREGRGSLGAITDHNSLRVKRKRRRPAKTECPSPAHRGDSHEEGYLEKKPKNNFRDFIPVVLSSRTRSQSGSIAGSSAGVTGECDVSGQEILPLLEEDQEEEEEEEEEEEEEETSLKHRKLRKSHRTSRCHSRRDRDRSVSERSSCHTRRTRELPWRAESPRQLWEPNEEEEEEEEDGHIKRKKRRRQKSRKYQTGEYLTEREEEQVGYPHRRRKSKADCRHRKQKESGKGKGTELQLRSRLSPSPRKSQGRTDFRNGFFLEHSDSSPVQEELEKPSGKRKCKTKHLAGICDEGKGKGCCNQPKTCSLKKPQDLWTLCKSHRASPGSSPESPLAQNVPPGARRLIVNKNAGETLLQRAARLGYKDVVLYCLQKKSSDVNHHDNAGYTALHEACARGWIDILHILLQHGANVNCSAQDGTRPVHDAVANDNLETMWLLLSYGADPTLATYSGQTAVKLATSDVMKRFLCDYLSDLQGRSDGDPRTAWDFYSSSVLEGKDTIGCDLLLNPPGSSDQEEEEQEADNFMFEFSDKPLLPSYNLQVSVSRGPCNWFLFSDVLKRLKLSSRIFQARFPHFEVATLPRAEFQRQVSLSQVLAQEEVPASPELAPGTAETVELVHYEPELLQLLGSAVEYQAWSS